Proteins found in one Pyrus communis chromosome 15, drPyrComm1.1, whole genome shotgun sequence genomic segment:
- the LOC137717293 gene encoding BTB/POZ domain-containing protein At2g30600 isoform X2, giving the protein MMDKKEKEFLTVAPFECAWRKDLKFREAGRGCVAFEAFAHNDVTLVFRENVGSQHYHYKRDNSPHYTVILGSHRNRRLKIEVDGNTVVDVEGVGLCSSSAFQSYWISICDGLISIGKGKYPFQNLVFQWLDSHPNCAVRYIGLSSWDKHVGYRNISVLPLTRNHISLWKHVDCGEYICEDDDEEELEDERTAYEKWGIEDFLESWELSDVLFIVGTEERPVPAHKSILVATGNFPLTSSEDILRLKGVAYPVLHALLQYIYTGRTQIPEPQLGSLRALGLQFEVIQLVKQCEEAMERWKLNKKLFDFGKSVELSYPYTRPNCCTAFPFGVPVDIPRLKQLYLTSKYSDVNIYIEGHGLIARSHKIILSLWSLPFAKMFTNGMSETISPEVILRDISPEAFKGLLEFMYSGELSLEATVDSGALLLQLFLLADQFGVTLLHQECCKKLLEYLSEDSVCLVLQVVSSIPSCKLIQETCEMNFSMHFDYCTTASIDFVLLDETTFRNIIQHPDLTVTSEEKVLNAILMWGVKAKEEYGWEMIDEMMIYCTPELLFGDRLQTVNHLLSFVRFRLLALPLLEKLGKSNIARHSSTFSNLVMEAINCIKHGLARPENEHNLRIQHRRSSYKELQYICDGDSNGVLYFAGTSYGEHQWVNPVLAKRITITASSPPSRFTDPKALVSRTYRIEDGHKSTWWTVDIGADHQLICNYYTLRQDGSRAYMRYWNFQGSLDGKTWTNLRVHENDQTICKPGQFASWPVIGQNALLPFRFFRVVLTGPTADASNPWNFCICFLELYGYFH; this is encoded by the exons ATGATGgataagaaagagaaagagttcCTCACAGTGGCCCCCTTTGAGTGTGCTTGGCGAAAGGATTTAAAATTCCGGGAAGCCGGGCGGGGTTGCGTGGCTTTTGAAGCTTTTGCTCACAATGATGTAACACTGGTGTTTCGGGAGAATGTAGGAAGCCAGCACTATCATTACAAAAGAGATAATAGTCCTCACTACACTGTTATACTGGGCAGTCATAGGAATAGGCGGTTGAAAATTGAGGTAGATGGGAATACTGTGGTGGATGTGGAGGGTGTTGGTCTTTGTTCTTCTTCTGCGTTTCAGAGCTACTGGATCAGCATCTGTGATGGTTTGATCAGTATTGGTAAGGGAAAATACCCTTTTCAGAATCTAGTCTTTCAGTGGCTAGATTCACATCCAAATTGTGCTGTTCGTTATATCGGGCTTAGTAGCTGGGATAAACATGTTGGTTATAGGAATATCAGTGTATTGCCATTAACTCGCAACCATATATCCTTGTGGAAGCATGTGGACTGTGGCGAGTACATATGtgaggatgatgatgaagaggagCTGGAGGATGAACGAACGGCTTATGAGAAATGGGGGATTGAAGATTTTCTTGAAAGTTGGGAGTTATCTGATGTTCTTTTCATCGTTGGTACTGAAGAAAGGCCTGTACCAGCTCACAAGTCTATTTTGGTAGCAACTGGTAATTTCCCGTTGACTTCTTCAGAAGATATTCTCCGCCTAAAGGGGGTAGCTTATCCGGTTCTACATGCACTACTTCAATATATTTACACAGGCCGAACACAG ATTCCAGAACCACAACTTGGTTCCTTGAGGGCTCTAGGCTTACAATTTGAAGTGATTCAACTAGTGAAGCAATGTGAGGAAGCCATGGAACGgtggaaactaaataaaaagtTGTTTGACTTTGGAAAAAGTGTGGAATTGTCATATCCATACACTCGACCGAATTGTTGCACAGCCTTCCCATTTGGAGTTCCTGTTGATATACCGCGGCTGAAACAATTGTATTTAACAAGCAAGTACAGTGATGTAAATATCTACATTGAGGGTCATGGACTTATTGCCCGATCACATAAAATTATTCTTAGTTTATGGAGTCTCCCATTCGCAAAG ATGTTTACAAATGGAATGAGTGAAACAATATCCCCGGAAGTTATTTTAAGAGACATATCACCTGAAGCATTCAAAGGTTTGCTTGAGTTCATGTATAGTGGGGAACTCAGTTTAGAAGCTACTGTTGATTCTGGTGCCTTATTACTCCAACTCTTTCTGTTGGCCGATCAATTCGGAGTTACTCTCCTTCATCAGGAATGCTGCAAAAAACTTTTAGAATACCTCTCAGAG GACTCAGTATGTCTGGTCCTTCAAGTAGTTTCGTCGATTCCATCATGCAAACTTATTCAAGAAACCTGTGAGATGAACTTTTCAATGCACTTTGACTACTGTACAACCGCAAGCATTGACTTCGTTTTGTTAGATGAGACAACCTTTCGCAATATCATTCAG CACCCAGATTTGACTGTAACATCTGAAGAAAAGGTTCTCAATGCAATCTTAATGTGGGGTGTGAAAGCAAAGGAAGAGTATGGGTGGGAGATGATAGATGAAATGATGATATACTGCACCCCGGAACTTCTTTTTGGGGATAGGCTGCAGACAGTTAATCACCTTCTGTCCTTCGTTCGATTTCGGTTACTAGCCTTGCCCTTGCTTGAGAAG TTGGGGAAGAGCAACATTGCCAGGCATAGTTCTACTTTCAGTAATCTT GTCATGGAGGCCATCAATTGTATTAAGCATGGACTGGCAAGGCCAGAAAATGAGCATAA TCTCAGAATCCAACATAGACGATCTAGTTATAAGGAACTCCAGTACATATGCGACGGGGACAGCAATGGAGTTCTGTACTTTGCAGGGACTTCATATGGGGAACATCAATGGGTTAATCCTGTTCTGGCTAAA AGAATTACTATTACAGCAAGCAGTCCCCCTTCCAGGTTCACTGATCCCAAGGCTTTGGTCTCAAGAACTTACAGG ATAGAAGATGGACACAAAAGCACGTGGTGGACGGTTGATATTGGTGCAGATCATCAG CTTATTTGCAATTACTACACCTTGAGGCAAGATGGGTCTAGGGCCTACATGAGATATTGGAATTTCCAG GGATCTCTGGATGGGAAGACATGGACAAATCTGAGAGTGCACGAGAATGACCAAACTATATGCAAGCCTGGGCAGTTTGCATCATGGCCCGTTATTGGACAGAACGCTCTTCTTCCGTTCAGATTCTTTAGGGTTGTTCTGACAGGTCCTACAGCAGATGCTTCCAACCCTTGGAATTTCTGCATTTGCTTCTTAGAACTATATGGTTACTTCCactaa
- the LOC137717293 gene encoding BTB/POZ domain-containing protein At2g30600 isoform X1, with protein MMDKKEKEFLTVAPFECAWRKDLKFREAGRGCVAFEAFAHNDVTLVFRENVGSQHYHYKRDNSPHYTVILGSHRNRRLKIEVDGNTVVDVEGVGLCSSSAFQSYWISICDGLISIGKGKYPFQNLVFQWLDSHPNCAVRYIGLSSWDKHVGYRNISVLPLTRNHISLWKHVDCGEYICEDDDEEELEDERTAYEKWGIEDFLESWELSDVLFIVGTEERPVPAHKSILVATGNFPLTSSEDILRLKGVAYPVLHALLQYIYTGRTQIPEPQLGSLRALGLQFEVIQLVKQCEEAMERWKLNKKLFDFGKSVELSYPYTRPNCCTAFPFGVPVDIPRLKQLYLTSKYSDVNIYIEGHGLIARSHKIILSLWSLPFAKMFTNGMSETISPEVILRDISPEAFKGLLEFMYSGELSLEATVDSGALLLQLFLLADQFGVTLLHQECCKKLLEYLSEDSVCLVLQVVSSIPSCKLIQETCEMNFSMHFDYCTTASIDFVLLDETTFRNIIQHPDLTVTSEEKVLNAILMWGVKAKEEYGWEMIDEMMIYCTPELLFGDRLQTVNHLLSFVRFRLLALPLLEKLGKSNIARHSSTFSNLVMEAINCIKHGLARPENEHNLRIQHRRSSYKELQYICDGDSNGVLYFAGTSYGEHQWVNPVLAKRITITASSPPSRFTDPKALVSRTYRGTSFAGPQIEDGHKSTWWTVDIGADHQLICNYYTLRQDGSRAYMRYWNFQGSLDGKTWTNLRVHENDQTICKPGQFASWPVIGQNALLPFRFFRVVLTGPTADASNPWNFCICFLELYGYFH; from the exons ATGATGgataagaaagagaaagagttcCTCACAGTGGCCCCCTTTGAGTGTGCTTGGCGAAAGGATTTAAAATTCCGGGAAGCCGGGCGGGGTTGCGTGGCTTTTGAAGCTTTTGCTCACAATGATGTAACACTGGTGTTTCGGGAGAATGTAGGAAGCCAGCACTATCATTACAAAAGAGATAATAGTCCTCACTACACTGTTATACTGGGCAGTCATAGGAATAGGCGGTTGAAAATTGAGGTAGATGGGAATACTGTGGTGGATGTGGAGGGTGTTGGTCTTTGTTCTTCTTCTGCGTTTCAGAGCTACTGGATCAGCATCTGTGATGGTTTGATCAGTATTGGTAAGGGAAAATACCCTTTTCAGAATCTAGTCTTTCAGTGGCTAGATTCACATCCAAATTGTGCTGTTCGTTATATCGGGCTTAGTAGCTGGGATAAACATGTTGGTTATAGGAATATCAGTGTATTGCCATTAACTCGCAACCATATATCCTTGTGGAAGCATGTGGACTGTGGCGAGTACATATGtgaggatgatgatgaagaggagCTGGAGGATGAACGAACGGCTTATGAGAAATGGGGGATTGAAGATTTTCTTGAAAGTTGGGAGTTATCTGATGTTCTTTTCATCGTTGGTACTGAAGAAAGGCCTGTACCAGCTCACAAGTCTATTTTGGTAGCAACTGGTAATTTCCCGTTGACTTCTTCAGAAGATATTCTCCGCCTAAAGGGGGTAGCTTATCCGGTTCTACATGCACTACTTCAATATATTTACACAGGCCGAACACAG ATTCCAGAACCACAACTTGGTTCCTTGAGGGCTCTAGGCTTACAATTTGAAGTGATTCAACTAGTGAAGCAATGTGAGGAAGCCATGGAACGgtggaaactaaataaaaagtTGTTTGACTTTGGAAAAAGTGTGGAATTGTCATATCCATACACTCGACCGAATTGTTGCACAGCCTTCCCATTTGGAGTTCCTGTTGATATACCGCGGCTGAAACAATTGTATTTAACAAGCAAGTACAGTGATGTAAATATCTACATTGAGGGTCATGGACTTATTGCCCGATCACATAAAATTATTCTTAGTTTATGGAGTCTCCCATTCGCAAAG ATGTTTACAAATGGAATGAGTGAAACAATATCCCCGGAAGTTATTTTAAGAGACATATCACCTGAAGCATTCAAAGGTTTGCTTGAGTTCATGTATAGTGGGGAACTCAGTTTAGAAGCTACTGTTGATTCTGGTGCCTTATTACTCCAACTCTTTCTGTTGGCCGATCAATTCGGAGTTACTCTCCTTCATCAGGAATGCTGCAAAAAACTTTTAGAATACCTCTCAGAG GACTCAGTATGTCTGGTCCTTCAAGTAGTTTCGTCGATTCCATCATGCAAACTTATTCAAGAAACCTGTGAGATGAACTTTTCAATGCACTTTGACTACTGTACAACCGCAAGCATTGACTTCGTTTTGTTAGATGAGACAACCTTTCGCAATATCATTCAG CACCCAGATTTGACTGTAACATCTGAAGAAAAGGTTCTCAATGCAATCTTAATGTGGGGTGTGAAAGCAAAGGAAGAGTATGGGTGGGAGATGATAGATGAAATGATGATATACTGCACCCCGGAACTTCTTTTTGGGGATAGGCTGCAGACAGTTAATCACCTTCTGTCCTTCGTTCGATTTCGGTTACTAGCCTTGCCCTTGCTTGAGAAG TTGGGGAAGAGCAACATTGCCAGGCATAGTTCTACTTTCAGTAATCTT GTCATGGAGGCCATCAATTGTATTAAGCATGGACTGGCAAGGCCAGAAAATGAGCATAA TCTCAGAATCCAACATAGACGATCTAGTTATAAGGAACTCCAGTACATATGCGACGGGGACAGCAATGGAGTTCTGTACTTTGCAGGGACTTCATATGGGGAACATCAATGGGTTAATCCTGTTCTGGCTAAA AGAATTACTATTACAGCAAGCAGTCCCCCTTCCAGGTTCACTGATCCCAAGGCTTTGGTCTCAAGAACTTACAGG GGAACATCTTTTGCTGGGCCACAGATAGAAGATGGACACAAAAGCACGTGGTGGACGGTTGATATTGGTGCAGATCATCAG CTTATTTGCAATTACTACACCTTGAGGCAAGATGGGTCTAGGGCCTACATGAGATATTGGAATTTCCAG GGATCTCTGGATGGGAAGACATGGACAAATCTGAGAGTGCACGAGAATGACCAAACTATATGCAAGCCTGGGCAGTTTGCATCATGGCCCGTTATTGGACAGAACGCTCTTCTTCCGTTCAGATTCTTTAGGGTTGTTCTGACAGGTCCTACAGCAGATGCTTCCAACCCTTGGAATTTCTGCATTTGCTTCTTAGAACTATATGGTTACTTCCactaa
- the LOC137717294 gene encoding small nuclear ribonucleoprotein SmD3b encodes MSRSLGIPVKLLHEASGHVVTVELKSGELYRGSMVECEDNWNCQLENITYTAKDGKVSQLEHVFIRGSKVRFMVIPDMLKNAPMFKRLDARIKGKGASLGVGRGRAVSMRAKAQAAGRGTAGRGVVPPVRR; translated from the exons ATGAGCAGAAGTTTGGGAATTCCGGTGAAGCTTCTTCACGAGGCGTCAGGGCACGTGGTGACGGTGGAGCTCAAGAGCGGTGAGCTTTACAGAGGAAGCATGGTCGAGTGCGAGGACAACTGGAACTGTCAGCTCGAGAACATCACCTACACCGCCAAG GACGGAAAAGTTTCACAGCTTGAGCATGTATTTATCCGAGGGAGCAAAGTAAG gTTTATGGTCATACCGGACATGCTGAAGAATGCTCCAATGTTCAAGCGCCTGGATGCTAGAATCAAG GGCAAGGGTGCTTCACTAGGAGTTGGCAGAGGTAGAGCTGTTTCAATGCGGGCTAAG GCTCAAGCTGCAGGCCGTGGGACAGCCGGTAGGGGTGTTGTACCACCTGTTCGGAGGTAA
- the LOC137717482 gene encoding 1,4-alpha-glucan-branching enzyme 1, chloroplastic/amyloplastic-like, which produces MMMLAPTGLVPRHPTLTPLSFTFTSTNDEYPSRIGLGLRGKEQQAVRLLRFGTSQNSSSHLRRRGSPSTTTSRCSKAEPTSKSKAVFIDDSPIITDTDQGMESLGILSIDQSLQPHKDHFNYRINRYLDQRRLIETYEGGLQEFAQGYLKFGFNREEGGIVYREWAPAAQEAQLIGDFNGWDGSKHKMDKNQFGVWSIKIPDSGGNSAIPHNSRVKFRFKHGDGVWVDRIPAWIQYATVDPARFAAPYDGVYWDPPPSERFQFKYPRPPKPKAPRVYEAHVGMSSSEPRISSYREFADDVLPRIQANNYNTVQLMAVMEHSYYASFGYHVTNFFAVSSRSGTPEDLKYLVDKAHSLGLRVLMDVVHSHASNNITDGLNGFEVGQSSQESYFHTGDRGYHKLWDSRLFNYANWEVLRFLLSNLRWWLEEFKFDGFRFDGVTSMLYHHHGINMAFSGDYHEYFSEATDVDAVVYLMLANHLIHKVLPDATVIAEDVSGMPGLGRPVSEGGIGFDYRLAMAIPDKWIDYVKNKSDEEWSMKEISWNLTNRRYTEKCISYAESHDQAIVGDKTIAFFLMDREMYSGMSCLVDASPTIERGVALHKMIHFLTMALGGEGYLNFMGNEFGHPEWIDFPREGNGWSYEKCRRQWNLVDTDHLRYKFMNAFDKAMNLLDEKFSFLSSTKQIVSSTNEEDKVIVFERGDLVFVFNFHPKNTYEGYKVGCDLPGKYRVALDSDAWEFGGHGRVGHDVDHFTFPEGIPGVPETNFNNRPNSFKILSPAQTCVVYYRVDESEEADAEETSIEEEVGVGQENFEEQTGPINDDNAVGPRAQESDQGSSSD; this is translated from the exons atgatgatgttGGCACCGACTGGTTTGGTTCCTCGTCATCCCACTCTCACTCCTCTATCATTTACCTTTACGAGCACCAACGACGAGTACCCATCCAGAATCGGGCTTGGACTCAGG GGCAAAGAGCAGCAAGCAGTGCGGTTGTTGAGGTTCGGAACATCTCAAAACTCATCATCGCATCTTCGCAGACGAGGTTCCCCCTCAACAACAACAAGTAGATGTTCCAAG GCAGAGCCTACTTCCAAAAGTAAAGCTGTTTTCATAGACGACAGCCCCATAATAACAGACACCGACCAAGGCATGGAAAGCCTTGGAATCTTGAGCATCGATCAATCCTTGCAACCACACAAGGACCACTTCAACTATAGAATCAACAGATACCTGGATCAGAGAAGGCTTATTGAGACGTACGAAGGAGGTCTACAGGAATTTGCTCAAG gttatttgaaatttggatttaaCAGAGAAGAAGGTGGAATTGTGTACCGTGAATGGGCCCCTGCTGCTCA GGAGGCACAACTTATTGGGGACTTTAATGGATGGGATGGCTCCAAACACAAGATGGACAAGAACCAATTTGGGGTTTGGAGTATCAAGATACCCGATTCTGGTGGAAATTCAGCCATTCCTCACAATTCAAGGGTTAAATTCCGGTTCAAGCATGGAGATGGAGTTTGGGTTGATCGCATCCCTGCTTGGATTCAATATGCCACCGTGGACCCAGCAAGGTTTGCAGCACCTTATGATGGTGTCTACTGGGATCCACCACCATCAGAAAG GTTTCAGTTCAAGTATCCTCGTCCTCCAAAACCCAAGGCTCCACGAGTATATGAGGCACATGTTGGAATGAGTAGCTCAGAACCCCGCATCagttcatatagagaatttgcTGATGACGTTTTACCGCGTATCCAAGCAAATAACTATAACACAGTCCAGTTGATGGCCGTGATGGAGCATTCCTATTATGCATCATTCGGTTATCATGTGACAAACTTCTTTGCCGTCAGCAGTAGATCTGGAACACCCGAAGACCTTAAATATCTAGTTGACAAAGCCCATTCCCTAGGTTTGCGGGTATTGATGGATGTTGTTCACAGCCATGCAAGTAACAACATTACTGATGGCCTCAATGGCTTTGAAGTTGGTCAAAGCTCACAAGAGTCCTACTTCCACACAGGAGATAGAGGCTATCATAAGTTATGGGATAGCCGACTTTTCAACTATGCTAATTGGGAAGTTCTCCGCTTCCTTTTATCCAACTTGAGGTGGTGGCTGGAGGAGTTTAAATTTGATGGGTTTCGATTTGATGGAGTAACTTCAATGTTATATCATCACCACGGGATAAACATGGCATTTTCAGGGGATTATCATGAGTATTTTAGTGAGGCAACAGATGTTGATGCTGTTGTTTATTTGATGCTTGCCAACCATCTGATCCATAAAGTTTTGCCAGATGCAACTGTAATTGCCGAAGATGTTTCTGGTATGCCCGGACTTGGTCGGCCTGTCTCTGAAGGTGGCATTGGCTTTGATTACCGGCTGGCAATGGCCATCCCTGACAAATGGATTGACTATGTGAAAAACAAGAGTGACGAAGAGTGGTCAATGAAGGAAATTTCATGGAACTTGACAAATAGGAGGTACACTGAGAAGTGTATCTCCTACGCTGAAAGTCACGATCAg GCAATTGTGGGTGACAAGACAATTGCATTCTTTTTGATGGATAGAGAAATGTATTCTGGCATGTCTTGTTTAGTTGATGCTTCTCCTACCATTGAGCGAGGGGTTGCGCTTCACAAG ATGATACATTTCTTGACTATGGCATTAGGTGGCGAGGGGTATCTCAATTTTATGGGAAATGAG TTTGGCCATCCTGAATGGATTGACTTTCCAAGAGAAGGCAACGGGTGGAGTTATGAGAAGTGCAGACGCCAGTGGAACCTGGTGGATACAGATCATTTGAGATATAAG TTTATGAATGCCTTTGACAAAGCTATGAATTTGCTTGATGAGAAGTTTTCATTCCTTTCGTCAACAAAGCAGATAGTGAGCAGcacaaatgaagaagacaag GTTATTGTCTTTGAGCgcggggatttagtttttgtgttcaattttcatccaaaaaacACATACGAAGG GTATAAAGTTGGGTGTGACTTACCTGGGAAGTACAGAGTTGCACTAGACAGTGATGCTTGGGAGTTTGGTGGCCATGGAAGA GTGGGCCATGATGTAGACCACTTCACATTCCCAGAAGGAATACCGGGGGTTCCTGAAACAAATTTCAACAACCGTCCCAACTCCTTCAAAATACTCTCACCGGCTCAAACATGTGTG GTTTATTATCGAGTGGATGAAAGTGAGGAGGCAGATGCGGAGGAGACATCAATAGAAGAGGAAGTTGGGGTTGGGCAGGAGAACTTTGAAGAACAAACTGGTCCCATAAATGATGACAATGCTGTTGGTCCAAGAGCACAAGAGAGTGACCAAGGGTCATCGTCGGACTGA
- the LOC137718717 gene encoding uncharacterized protein, translating into MSRVKPDRKPPLAKSPIRLRPRRVLGSNLNVMQTPSGRSEIRFQQQADPILTGGSLRRSEKARGTSGTWEMEEADLRPEYQSISWELRALAKMVGDELGKENCDAADMDSDMKMNCGGGNSLVSSPLFERGRFYEQYSARRNERLNRKNKIKEAQTNSFSSTTASVSKFKSYNNKLGVTVESAKRSSFTSTTSSSSRKLQSSLRKSVVSAVVETPIPTPTPIQRKSTSSQCEKQAPPTLIPTPTPRYMLRSMTNKENMKLPPLPQQPSHNNPKASAIRGGRKSGAPCSTPSRVVGGY; encoded by the exons ATGTCAAGGGTGAAGCCGGATCGCAAGCCTCCGCTGGCTAAATCACCAATTAGGCTTCGACCCCGTCGGGTCCTCGGATCAAACTTAAACGTTATGCAAACCCCATCCGGACGGTCTGAGATCCGGTTCCAGCAGCAAGCCGATCCAATTTTAACAG GAGGGTCTTTGAGAAGATCGGAGAAAGCAAGGGGCACAAGCGGCACATGGGAGATGGAAGAAGCGGATCTTCGACCCGAATACCAGTCGATTTCGTGGGAACTGAGGGCTTTAGCCAAGATGGTTGGTGACGAATTGGGCAAGGAAAATTGTGATGCTGCTGATATGGATAGTGATATGAAGATGAATTGTGGTGGTGGGAATTCGTTGGTTTCGAGCCCTTTGTTCGAAAGGGGTAGATTTTACGAGCAGTACTCTGCCAGAAGGAACGAGCGGCTCAATAGGAAGAACAAGATCAAAGAGGCTCAAACAAATTCTTTTTCGTCAACAACCGCGTCTGTGTCTAAatttaaaagctataataataAGCTGGGTGTTACGGTAGAGTCTGCCAAAAGAAGCAGTTTTACCAGTACTACCAGTAGCAGCAGCAGGAAGCTTCAAAGCAGCTTGAGGAAATCGGTGGTCTCTGCCGTGGTGGAGACTCCAATTCCAACTCCAACTCCAATTCAGCGGAAGAGCACGAGTAGTCAGTGCGAGAAACAGGCTCCTCCGACTCTAATTCCAACTCCAACTCCGAGGTACATGCTGAGGAGCATGACGAACAAAGAGAATATGAAGCTGCCTCCTCTGCCTCAGCAGCCTTCTCATAATAATCCTAAGGCATCTGCCATCCGTGGGGGACGCAAAAGCGGAGCTCCATGTTCAACTCCATCAAGAGTCGTTGGGGGTTATTAA